One segment of Pseudodesulfovibrio sp. 5S69 DNA contains the following:
- a CDS encoding DUF2318 domain-containing protein: MKGIQSMVVAAVFVLVLAGSAHAFWGFGGNDSVTAENGVVVIPVSEVSDGDAHFYSYDAGGKAVKFFVMKSNDGIIRAAFDACDVCFGEKKGYSQDGEFMVCNNCGQRFHSARINEVKGGCNPSPLARENDARNVTIKVGDLAAGAGYF; encoded by the coding sequence ATGAAAGGGATTCAATCCATGGTTGTCGCGGCGGTGTTCGTGCTGGTCCTGGCGGGGTCGGCCCACGCCTTTTGGGGGTTCGGGGGGAATGATTCGGTCACGGCCGAGAACGGGGTAGTCGTCATACCGGTGAGCGAGGTATCCGACGGGGACGCGCATTTCTACAGTTACGACGCGGGCGGCAAGGCCGTGAAGTTCTTTGTCATGAAGAGCAACGACGGGATCATCCGGGCGGCCTTCGACGCCTGCGACGTCTGCTTCGGGGAAAAGAAGGGCTACAGCCAGGACGGCGAGTTCATGGTCTGCAACAACTGCGGCCAGCGCTTTCACTCCGCGCGCATCAACGAGGTCAAGGGCGGCTGCAATCCCTCGCCCCTGGCCCGCGAAAACGACGCGCGGAACGTGACCATCAAGGTCGGCGATCTGGCTGCCGGGGCGGGGTACTTCTAG
- a CDS encoding FmdE family protein, which produces MNIGQYTFEEFKQKAKEFHGYPAPGLLIGGYMVEAAKARLPEGTLFEALVESGKCLPDAVQLLTLCSTGNNWMKVKLLGRYAVSLYDKFTGEGFRVAVDQEKLSKWPEIRAWFMKEKPKAEQDTDQLFKEIEEAGDTICSIRPVTVSRKYLGHGHMTSIDVCPVCGEAYPGSDGSICRGCQGEDPYESMEGALCTDDAPDLKVVPVEQAVGKQVVHDMTGIEPGESKGPITKAGDVLGIGDVCRLQRIGKFNVYDGEAVPGDEWVHENAAVKAFAGRIAGPGITYDPDPEEGKINFFAEYPGMLSIDLDALSRFNLSPDVMLATRHDGSLMPEGKGVAGARAIPLYISRDRFSRALTALGEGPVLSVLPLKPAKVGILVTGTEVFQGLIEDKFIPIISSKVIKLGCTVHMTDIVPDEREAITKAAKAMLDSGCELIVTTAGMSVDPDDVTRAALVDAGLHGDLYGVPMLPGTMTLVGKLGSAAIIGVPACALFYKTTAFDVVLPRILAGQELRRKDLARLGEGGFCMNCKTCSFPKCPFGK; this is translated from the coding sequence ATGAACATCGGACAGTATACGTTTGAGGAATTCAAACAGAAGGCCAAGGAATTTCACGGCTATCCCGCGCCGGGTCTGCTCATAGGCGGGTACATGGTGGAGGCGGCCAAGGCCCGGCTGCCCGAGGGCACCTTGTTCGAGGCCCTGGTCGAGTCCGGCAAGTGTCTGCCCGATGCGGTCCAGCTCCTGACCCTGTGCTCCACGGGCAACAACTGGATGAAGGTCAAGCTGCTGGGGCGCTACGCCGTGTCCCTGTACGACAAGTTCACCGGCGAAGGTTTCCGCGTGGCCGTCGACCAGGAGAAGCTCTCCAAGTGGCCCGAGATCCGCGCCTGGTTCATGAAGGAAAAGCCCAAGGCCGAGCAGGATACGGACCAGCTCTTCAAGGAGATCGAGGAGGCCGGGGACACCATCTGCTCCATCCGGCCCGTGACCGTATCCAGGAAGTACCTCGGCCACGGCCACATGACCTCCATCGATGTCTGCCCGGTCTGCGGCGAGGCGTACCCCGGCTCGGACGGCTCCATCTGCCGCGGCTGCCAGGGCGAGGACCCGTACGAGTCCATGGAGGGCGCGCTGTGTACCGACGACGCGCCGGACCTTAAGGTCGTGCCCGTGGAACAGGCCGTGGGCAAACAGGTGGTCCACGACATGACCGGCATCGAGCCCGGCGAGTCCAAGGGCCCGATCACCAAGGCGGGCGACGTGCTCGGCATCGGCGACGTCTGCCGGTTGCAGCGCATCGGCAAGTTCAACGTCTACGACGGCGAGGCCGTGCCCGGTGACGAGTGGGTCCACGAGAACGCCGCGGTCAAGGCCTTCGCCGGGCGCATCGCCGGGCCGGGCATCACCTACGATCCCGACCCGGAAGAGGGCAAGATCAACTTCTTCGCCGAATATCCGGGCATGCTGTCCATCGACCTGGACGCGCTCTCGCGGTTCAACCTCTCCCCGGACGTCATGCTGGCCACCCGCCACGACGGTTCGCTCATGCCCGAGGGCAAGGGCGTGGCCGGGGCGCGGGCCATCCCCCTGTACATCTCCCGCGACCGGTTCAGCCGTGCCCTGACTGCGCTGGGCGAAGGCCCGGTCCTGTCCGTGCTGCCGCTCAAGCCCGCCAAGGTGGGCATCCTGGTCACCGGCACCGAGGTCTTCCAGGGGCTCATCGAAGACAAGTTCATCCCGATCATCTCGTCCAAGGTCATCAAGCTCGGCTGCACCGTGCACATGACCGACATCGTGCCCGACGAACGCGAGGCCATCACCAAGGCGGCCAAGGCCATGCTCGACAGCGGCTGCGAATTGATCGTCACCACGGCGGGCATGTCCGTGGACCCGGACGACGTCACCCGCGCCGCGCTGGTGGACGCCGGACTGCACGGCGATCTCTACGGGGTGCCCATGCTCCCCGGCACCATGACCCTTGTGGGCAAGCTCGGCAGCGCCGCCATCATCGGCGTCCCGGCCTGCGCCCTGTTCTACAAGACCACGGCCTTCGACGTGGTCCTGCCGCGCATCCTGGCCGGACAGGAACTGCGCCGCAAGGACCTCGCCCGTCTGGGCGAGGGCGGGTTCTGCATGAACTGCAAGACCTGCTCCTTCCCCAAATGCCCGTTCGGAAAGTAG
- the dsrP gene encoding sulfate reduction electron transfer complex DsrMKJOP subunit DsrP, with product MLELALKGSKRYYGWIAFLLVLIAIGFAAYVNQLMVGLKTTGMGRDVSWGFYISQLTYLVGLAASGVMIVLPNYFHSYKTNKHMVIFGEFMAIAACVMCLLFVIVDIGQPQRMMNMIFHPTPNSILFWDMIVINGYLFLNLLCGWTCLQADRQHLPHPKWVKPFIYTSIIWAFSIHTVTAFLYQGLPGRHYWLTAILAARFLASAFCAGPAILILVLLVTEKVTTFKMPKNALSTLVKIVMYAMCINMFFFLLEVFTAFYSNIPGHMHPLLYLFAHASTGLVTLMWTFIVFAAISITLLVTPRFRNNLKLLPWTLVLLIIATWLDKGLGLLIGGFNPTPFDTITPYWPTGKELLVSMMIYSIGALIVTVLFKIATEVKEEVGHSQRLACGCSSEDGCTCTGEEAAAEA from the coding sequence ATGCTTGAATTAGCTCTGAAAGGCTCCAAGAGATACTACGGCTGGATTGCGTTCCTCCTGGTTCTCATTGCCATAGGCTTCGCGGCCTACGTCAACCAGCTCATGGTCGGCCTGAAGACCACCGGCATGGGCCGCGACGTGTCCTGGGGATTCTACATCTCCCAGCTGACCTACCTGGTCGGCCTGGCCGCTTCGGGCGTCATGATCGTGCTGCCCAACTACTTCCACTCCTACAAGACCAACAAGCACATGGTCATCTTCGGCGAGTTCATGGCCATCGCGGCCTGCGTAATGTGCCTGCTCTTCGTCATCGTCGACATCGGGCAGCCGCAGCGCATGATGAACATGATCTTCCACCCGACCCCGAACTCCATCCTGTTCTGGGACATGATCGTCATCAACGGCTACCTGTTCCTGAACCTGCTCTGCGGCTGGACCTGCCTGCAGGCCGACCGCCAGCATCTGCCGCATCCCAAGTGGGTGAAGCCGTTCATCTACACGTCCATCATCTGGGCCTTCTCCATCCACACCGTGACGGCGTTCCTGTACCAGGGCCTGCCCGGCCGCCACTACTGGCTGACCGCCATCCTGGCCGCCCGCTTCCTGGCCTCCGCGTTCTGCGCCGGACCGGCCATCCTGATCCTGGTGCTGCTGGTCACCGAGAAGGTCACGACCTTCAAGATGCCCAAGAACGCCCTTTCCACGCTGGTCAAGATCGTCATGTACGCCATGTGCATCAACATGTTCTTCTTCCTGCTGGAAGTGTTCACGGCCTTCTACTCCAACATCCCCGGCCACATGCATCCGCTCCTGTACCTCTTCGCGCACGCGAGTACGGGCCTGGTGACCCTGATGTGGACGTTCATCGTGTTCGCGGCGATCTCCATCACTCTGCTGGTGACCCCGCGGTTCCGCAACAACCTCAAACTGCTGCCCTGGACCCTGGTCTTGCTGATCATCGCCACCTGGCTGGACAAGGGCCTCGGTCTCCTGATCGGCGGCTTCAACCCCACGCCGTTCGACACCATCACGCCGTACTGGCCGACCGGCAAGGAACTGCTGGTCTCGATGATGATCTACTCCATCGGCGCTCTGATCGTGACCGTGCTGTTCAAGATAGCCACGGAAGTCAAAGAGGAAGTGGGCCACTCCCAGAGGTTGGCCTGCGGCTGTTCCTCCGAGGACGGCTGCACCTGCACCGGCGAAGAAGCCGCTGCCGAGGCCTAA
- the dsrO gene encoding sulfate reduction electron transfer complex DsrMKJOP subunit DsrO: MKNSRRTFIKLAGIAAAGLALAPRKGLAAEGHEPVKVNATAIHAKHWAMVIDTTKLNTAEAINKLAAACHHDHNVPHIEGKQEVKWLWHDTYPHTFPEQENPHMAEEVHERVFPLLCNHCQNPPCVRVCPTKATFQRPDGIVAMDYHRCIGCRYCMAGCPYGSRSFNWGDPRLGLDLGNLNPEFPTRMRGVVEKCNFCVERLAVGKLPVCVEASEGAMHFGDLMDPDSEVRKVLREKFTIRRKPSAGTEPSVYYII, from the coding sequence ATGAAGAACAGCAGAAGAACCTTCATCAAGCTTGCCGGCATCGCCGCCGCCGGACTGGCCCTGGCCCCCAGGAAGGGGCTGGCCGCGGAGGGGCACGAGCCGGTCAAGGTCAATGCCACGGCCATCCACGCCAAGCATTGGGCCATGGTCATCGACACCACCAAGCTGAACACGGCCGAAGCCATCAACAAGCTGGCCGCCGCCTGCCACCACGACCACAACGTGCCCCACATCGAGGGCAAGCAGGAAGTGAAGTGGCTGTGGCACGACACCTATCCGCACACCTTCCCGGAGCAGGAAAACCCGCACATGGCCGAAGAGGTCCACGAGCGCGTCTTCCCGCTGCTGTGCAACCACTGCCAGAACCCCCCGTGTGTGCGCGTCTGCCCGACCAAGGCGACCTTCCAGCGCCCGGACGGCATCGTGGCCATGGACTATCACCGCTGCATCGGCTGCCGCTACTGCATGGCCGGTTGTCCCTACGGCTCCCGTTCGTTCAACTGGGGCGACCCCCGGCTGGGCCTGGACCTGGGCAACCTCAACCCCGAGTTCCCCACCCGCATGCGCGGCGTCGTCGAGAAGTGCAACTTCTGCGTCGAGCGCCTGGCCGTGGGCAAGCTGCCTGTCTGCGTGGAGGCCTCCGAAGGGGCCATGCACTTCGGCGACCTGATGGACCCGGATTCCGAAGTCCGCAAGGTGCTTCGCGAGAAGTTCACCATTCGTCGTAAACCCTCGGCAGGCACTGAGCCCAGTGTTTACTACATCATTTAG
- the dsrJ gene encoding sulfate reduction electron transfer complex DsrMKJOP subunit DsrJ translates to MYNGFAIVAGLVIFFAMLTAPFALGTMTKQYKEPELKLPKNEKECIESTEYMRTNHMQLLNEWRDWALRDGKRTYINHKGKEFTISLQNTCLKCHTSKADFCDKCHNDAGVSPYCWDCHIQPEGLK, encoded by the coding sequence ATGTACAACGGATTTGCGATCGTCGCCGGGCTGGTCATCTTCTTCGCGATGCTGACCGCACCCTTTGCGCTCGGCACCATGACCAAGCAGTACAAGGAGCCCGAGCTCAAGCTGCCCAAGAACGAGAAGGAGTGCATCGAATCCACCGAGTACATGCGCACCAACCACATGCAGCTTCTGAACGAGTGGCGCGACTGGGCCCTGCGTGACGGCAAAAGGACCTACATCAACCACAAGGGCAAAGAGTTCACCATCTCCCTGCAGAATACCTGCCTGAAGTGCCACACCAGCAAGGCCGACTTCTGCGACAAGTGTCACAACGACGCGGGTGTCTCTCCCTATTGCTGGGATTGCCACATTCAGCCGGAGGGTTTGAAATAA
- the dsrK gene encoding sulfate reduction electron transfer complex DsrMKJOP subunit DsrK, protein MSDIPKADELFKSIDYNPPLTGWMETPVDFSPGHWCYPAKPEKIEYMDKKLPGLWGEPRKWLPSDADWKLPANWKETVVNGFRERLKKFRSLQLFMDICVRCGACADKCHYFIGSGDPKNMPVLRAELMRSVYRGEFTVAGKILSKFTGSRVMEEDVLKEWFIYFYQCTQCRRCSLFCPYGIDTAEMTMMARELMHLVGLNTNWIMEPVSNCNITGNHLGIQPHAFKDIVDFMVDDIEEVTGRRVKAPLNEKGHEILFITPSGDVFADPGIYTFMGYLLLFDYLDLDYTMSTYASEGGNFGSFTNNEVMKKLNAKMYAEAERLGCKWILGGECGHMWRVVHQYMDTMTGDTQWSGMTTPKSPVTGTVFDTAAATKMLHITEFTADLIKHNKLKLDPSRNDHLRVTFHDSCNPARGMGLLEEPRYVLKHVCNNFFEMPPATIREQTFCCAGGSGLNTDEIMEIRLRGGLPRGNALRYVQEQHGVNLMACICAIDRATLIPLADYWAPGVTISGTHELVANALVLEEGEVRTMDMRQEPLPGFEDEDDDWTPPTKEDA, encoded by the coding sequence GAAGCTGCCCGGCCTGTGGGGCGAGCCCCGTAAGTGGCTGCCCTCCGACGCGGACTGGAAGCTGCCCGCCAACTGGAAGGAGACCGTGGTCAACGGCTTCCGCGAGCGGCTCAAGAAGTTCCGCTCCCTGCAGTTGTTCATGGACATCTGCGTGCGCTGCGGCGCCTGCGCCGACAAGTGCCACTACTTCATCGGCTCCGGCGATCCCAAGAACATGCCCGTGCTCCGCGCCGAGCTGATGCGCTCGGTCTACCGCGGCGAGTTCACCGTGGCCGGCAAGATCCTGTCCAAGTTCACCGGTTCCCGGGTCATGGAAGAGGATGTCCTGAAAGAGTGGTTCATCTACTTCTACCAGTGCACCCAGTGCCGCCGCTGTTCCCTGTTCTGCCCCTACGGCATCGACACCGCGGAGATGACCATGATGGCCAGGGAGCTCATGCACCTGGTCGGCCTGAACACCAACTGGATCATGGAGCCGGTCTCCAACTGCAACATCACCGGCAACCACCTCGGCATCCAGCCGCACGCCTTCAAGGACATCGTCGACTTCATGGTCGACGACATCGAAGAGGTCACCGGCCGCCGGGTCAAGGCCCCGCTGAACGAGAAGGGTCACGAGATCCTGTTCATCACCCCGTCCGGCGACGTCTTTGCCGACCCCGGCATCTACACCTTCATGGGCTACCTGCTCCTGTTCGATTACCTCGACCTGGACTACACCATGTCGACCTATGCATCCGAGGGCGGCAACTTCGGCTCGTTCACCAACAACGAGGTCATGAAGAAGCTCAACGCCAAGATGTACGCCGAGGCCGAGCGCCTGGGCTGCAAGTGGATTCTGGGCGGCGAGTGCGGGCACATGTGGCGCGTCGTGCACCAGTACATGGACACCATGACCGGCGACACCCAGTGGTCCGGCATGACCACCCCGAAATCGCCCGTCACCGGCACCGTGTTCGACACCGCCGCGGCGACCAAGATGCTCCACATCACGGAGTTCACCGCCGACCTCATCAAGCACAACAAGCTGAAGCTGGACCCCAGCCGCAACGACCATCTGCGGGTCACCTTCCATGACTCCTGCAACCCGGCGCGCGGCATGGGCCTGCTGGAAGAACCGCGCTACGTGCTCAAGCACGTGTGCAACAACTTCTTCGAGATGCCCCCGGCGACCATCCGCGAGCAGACCTTCTGCTGTGCGGGCGGCTCCGGCCTGAACACCGACGAGATCATGGAAATCCGCCTGCGCGGCGGCCTGCCCCGCGGCAACGCCCTGCGCTACGTGCAGGAACAGCACGGCGTGAACCTGATGGCCTGCATCTGCGCCATCGACCGCGCGACCCTGATCCCGCTGGCCGATTACTGGGCACCCGGCGTGACCATCTCCGGCACCCACGAGCTGGTCGCCAACGCCTTGGTCCTCGAAGAGGGCGAGGTCCGCACCATGGACATGCGCCAGGAACCCCTCCCCGGTTTCGAGGACGAAGACGACGACTGGACGCCCCCGACCAAGGAGGATGCATAA